One Oryza sativa Japonica Group chromosome 8, ASM3414082v1 DNA window includes the following coding sequences:
- the LOC4345121 gene encoding receptor-like protein 46, which produces MALRSRTHASKSIIPLRISLLLLLLSTPPCSSSTIIQHGEAESLLRWKSTLSAAASASPLTTWSPATSSSACSSWRGVTCDAAGHVAELSLPGAGLHGELRALDLAAFPALAKLDLRRNNITAGVVAANVSTRASNLTYLDLSDNAFAGHILDVLPLSPATLQQLSYLNLSSNGLYGPILRSLSAMGKMTVFDVSRNRLNSDIPSELFTNWVELTQFRVQNNSITGSIPPTICNTTKLKYLRLAKNKLTGEIPAEIGRLASLQALELADNFLTGPIPNSVGNLTDLLVMDLFSNGFTGVIPPEIFNLTALRTIDVGTNRLEGEVPASISSLRNLYGLDLSNNRFSGTIPSDFGSRQFVTIVLASNSFSGEFPLTFCQLDSLEILDLSNNHLHGEIPSCLWHLQDLVFMDLSYNSFSGEVPPMSAYPNSSLESVHLANNNLTGGYPMVLKGCKWLIILDLGGNHFTGTIPSWIGTCNPLLRFLILRSNVFNGSIPKELSQLSHLQLLDLAMNNLVGSIPRSFGNFTSMIQPKTELNLPWKVQHHILDGRVDYTYTDRIGINWKRQNQTFQGTVALMAGIDLSSNYLSNEIPSELCNLESMRFLNLSRNHLSGIIPKEIGNLKILESLDFSWNELSGSIPSSISNLMSLSSLNLSNNHLSGEIPSGYQLRTLADPSIYSNNFGLCGFPLNISCSDGSNSTSALIGGSTDSQELEILSWFYSVLAGLVFGFWLWFGVLLLFEPWRFAFFGQVDHLQKKIMQKICCMYAKSE; this is translated from the coding sequence ATGGCTCTCCGGTCACGAACACACGCATCAAAATCCATCATCCCCCTCCGCATCTCccttctgcttctgctgctgtcGACGCCGCCGTGTTCCAGCTCGACGATCATCCAGCACGGCGAGGCAGAATCCCTCCTCCGGTGGAAATCCAccttgtcggcggcggcgtcagcgtcTCCGCTGACCACATGGTCACCGGCGACCTCCAGCTCCGCCTGCTCGTCCTGGCGCGGCGTCACGTgcgacgccgccggccacgTCGCGGAGCTCAGCCTCCCCGGCGCAGGGCTCCACGGCGAGCTCCGCGCGCTCGACCTCGCCGCGTTCCCGGCGCTCGCGAAGCTCGACCTCCGCCGCAACAACATCACCGCCGGCGTCGTGGCAGCGAACGTCTCCACCAGGGCCAGCAACCTGACGTACCTTGACCTTTCCGACAACGCCTTCGCCGGCCACATACTGGACGTCTTGCCAttgtcgccggcgacgctgcAACAGCTGAGCTACCTCAACCTGTCCTCCAATGGACTGTACGGTCCTATCCTGAGGTCGCTCTCCGCCATGGGGAAGATGACCGTGTTCGACGTGTCAAGAAACAGGCTTAACAGTGACATCCCTTCAGAATTGTTCACGAACTGGGTAGAACTCACACAATTCCGTGTTCAGAACAACTCGATCACCGGCAGCATCCCGCCGACGATCTGCAACACGACAAAGCTGAAGTATTTGCGCCTGGCGAAGAACAAGCTCACCGGCGAGATCCCGGCGGAGATCGGAAGGCTGGCAAGCTTGCAGGCACTGGAGCTAGCGGATAATTTCTTGACAGGGCCGATTCCAAATTCCGTGGGGAACCTGACAGACCTGTTGGTAATGGATCTCTTCTCCAACGGCTTCACAGGCGTGATACCACCGGAAATCTTCAACCTGACAGCGTTGCGAACCATCGACGTCGGCACGAATCGATTGGAGGGTGAGGTTCCTGCATCCATATCATCCCTCAGGAATCTCTATGGCCTTGATCTCAGCAATAACAGGTTCAGTGGCACTATACCAAGTGATTTTGGCAGTAGGCAATTTGTGACCATTGTGTTGGCCAGCAACAGCTTCTCGGGAGAATTTCCTTTGACATTTTGTCAGCTGGATTCTCTGGAAATCTTGGACCTGTCAAACAATCATCTCCATGGAGAGATCCCTAGTTGCCTATGGCACTTGCAGGACCTGGTATTCATGGATTTGTCATACAACTCCTTTTCTGGGGAGGTTCCTCCGATGTCGGCTTACCCTAATTCATCATTGGAATCGGTGCATCTTGCTAACAACAACCTCACTGGGGGATATCCAATGGTCCTAAAGGGATGCAAGTGGCTAATAATTCTAGATCTTGGTGGCAACCATTTTACTGGCACAATTCCCTCATGGATTGGAACTTGCAATCCCTTACTGAGGTTTCTCATTCTGCGATCTAATGTGTTCAATGGGAGTATCCCGAAGGAACTATCACAACTCTCCCATCTTCAATTGTTGGACCTAGCTATGAACAATTTAGTAGGTTCGATACCGAGAAGTTTTGGAAATTTTACATCCATGATACAACCAAAAACTGAACTGAACTTGCCTTGGAAAGTCCAACACCACATTTTGGATGGGCGTGTTGATTACACATACACAGACCGAATTGGCATAAACTGGAAGAGGCAAAACCAAACTTTCCAAGGAACGGTTGCACTCATGGCAGGTATTGATCTATCAAGCAACTATCTCTCCAATGAGATTCCTTCGGAGTTGTGCAATCTTGAAAGCATGAGGTTCCTAAACTTGTCGAGAAATCATCTATCTGGCATTATTCCTAAAGAGATTGGCAATTTGAAGATCCTCGAGTCTcttgatttttcttggaatgAACTCTCCGGCTCTATTCCTTCAAGCATCTCAAATTTGATGTCTCTTAGTTCACTAAATTTGTCCAACAATCATTTATCAGGTGAGATACCATCTGGTTATCAACTCCGGACGCTTGCAGATCCATCAATTTATAGCAACAACTTTGGGTTATGTGGCTTCCCATTGAACATTTCATGTTCAGATGGTTCAAATTCTACATCAGCATTGATAGGGGGAAGTACAGACAGCCAGGAACTTGAAATCCTAAGCTGGTTTTACTCCGTATTAGCTGGGCTGGTCTTCGGATTTTGGCTGTGGTTCGGGGTACTGCTTTTGTTTGAGCCTTGGAGATTTGCCTTTTTTGGCCAAGTTGATCATCTACAAAAGAAGATTATGCAAAAGATTTGTTGCATGTATGCAAAATCTGAATAA